From the genome of Medicago truncatula cultivar Jemalong A17 chromosome 2, MtrunA17r5.0-ANR, whole genome shotgun sequence:
ATGTCTTCCTCTTGCTGCATTGTGCTTGAAATCTCTTGATGTATTTGCTTGAAggcatatttttacttatatattcTTACTCTGAAGACCACCGGGGCTCTTTCACAACATGATTTTGCAGTTAGATCAGCGAAGTTTGTTGCACGCAAACAGTGGGTTGTTGCTGGAGCAGATGATATGTTTATTCGTGTATATAATTACAACACAATGGATAAAGTCAAAGTATTTGAAGCACATACAGATTACATTAGATGTGTGGCAGTTCATCCCACCCTTCCTTATGTTCTGTCGTCATCTGATGATATGCTCATAAAGCTTTGGGATTGGGAAAAAGGCTGGATTTGTACCCAGATATTCGAAGGACATTCTCATTATGTTATGCAAGTGACATTTAATCCTAAAGACACAAACACCTTTGCCAGCGCGTCTCTTGATCGCACCATAAAGGTATATTTGTGTTCTTTGTTGCCAGTTGTTTCcttcttttaaattatttctatGCTCATACTCATCGTATAATGCATTGGTGCCCCTGTTATCTTTTTCCAGATTTGGAATCTTGGATCTCCTGATCCCAATTTTACATTGGATGCTCACCAGAAAGGAGTGAATTGCGTTGATTACTTTACAGGCGGTGACAAACCTTATCTAATCACTGGTTCTGACGATCACACTGCAAAggttttgcataatttttttgttttcacctttttcttgttttacatgttttcaTCAGAACGTATAAAGCCTAAGAACCGTTGGATACAATCAATGGTCAAGATTAAACAAGCTCATTTAATCTGGTGCATTGATTGTGGTCCAACGGTTGTAATTAATAGTAGATACATTCTGTATTTCTGCACACATGCACATAtatgtctctctctctctctctatatatatatatatatatatatatatatatatatttgtgcaTGAATAGTGATAATATCtacataacctattgagcaggTATGGGATTATCAGACCAAAAGTTGTGTCCAGACCCTAGACGGTCACACACACAACGTTTCTGCTGTATGCTTTCATCCTGAACTTCCTATAATCATTACTGGTTCTGAGGACGGTACAGTGCGCATATGGCACTCAACAACTTATAGGTAATTTGAGATGCCTAGATTACCGAGTTGTGAgctttatgtttattttatttagcatGTTCCTCTTTTTTTATCCTCATCTCTTGCATGAAATCGAACTATTTGCCTGGGGGTTGACTCTTGACCTTTTAAAATGAGGCTAACATTATGATATTTTGGTTGATGCACtgcttcctcttttttttttttcgctgTTGCTGTTGTTACATGAAAGGTTTATTTTGGTTATTGCATTGCCTAGATTTTGGTTTGAAGTTGAGAACTTACCCatttcaacttttttggttGTTCAATCTGTGTGCAGGCTCGAGAATACATTGAACTACGGTCTTGAAAGAGTTTGGGCTATTGGATACTTGAAAAGTTCACGTCGGTGAGTATTTCTGTATAAAATTCTGcaagtaatattttattctcATATTTTAGGCCCTTCATAATTTCGAGTGGGAAATAGTGTCCTGAATAATGAATTTTTGTCATCCTCACTCCTCCTTCATTGCATTAATACCAATTACTAATACACCTTTCATGCAGGGTTGTGATTGGATATGACGAAGGAACGATTATGGTCAAACTTGGTAGAGAAGTACCTGTAGCTAGCATGGACAACAGTGGAAAAATTATTTGGGCTAAACATAATGAAATTCAGACAGTCAATATAAAGAGCATAGGAGCAGGTTTGGAGGTATAGGCTCATTTATACCTCTTGCTTGTGATGTATGACAAAATGTGTAAAGCTCTTTTAGTGACACATGCGAGTACTATGCTTTTTAGGTTGCTGATGGAGAAAGGTTACCTTTGGCTGTTAAGGAGCTGGGTACTTGTGATCTTTACCCACAAGTGAGTCGATATCCTCCTCAAAATTATATGCAATATTCTTTTGCATgacttttctatttttatcatttatgcCTCCATTATTCAACCCTTGACAGATTTTAGGAAAGCGGTATATGTACATTATATAGATAGAAATCAGCCATTTTGCTTATTCATCATCACTTTATTATGCAGCATATGACCTGGTTATAGGTTTTATCATGTAATGTTAATCTACATCGAAATTCACAAGTTAATTGCAGTTGCAGGAACCTCTGTTTTTTGTATGACATAGATAATTATTGAAATGTAACTATTTAGAGTAACCAAAGAGAAATGATacttgtacaaccattttatgacaacttttgtgacaaccttctctctcatactcacattatgtttttactttctttctttattgctttggtttCCGTGTCAATacatattttctttgtaaatttatggttgtctcaaaagttgtcgcacaaatggttgttcaaataacacacctctTTGAAATAAGGGTCGTGATATCTTGTGCCCTAGGGCACAAGTTAtctgaaaatagaaaatttgcGTCGAAAAACCAAATTTGAAACTTTTTAGGATATGAATGCGCAGATTTCAATATGTTTCTAAATTTAGTATAATAACTTGTCCATTAGAGCACATGTTAGCATTTCCCCTGAAATAATAGTAACAGCCTTTACTtctggttcaatttttagaggTATTTGTTTGTTTCATGCGTGGGTGTCTGATTGTTGAGCTACTTTATGCAGAATTTAAAACACAATCCGAATGGAAGGTTCGTTGTTGTATGTGGAGATGGTGAGTATATTATATACACTGCACTGGCATGGAGAAACAGGTCATTTGGTTCAGCGCTAGAGTTTGCATGGTCTACGGATGGAGAATATGCTGTCAGAGAAAGTacatcaaaaattaaaattttcagcAAAAGTTTCCAGGTTTGCACTTTTGATgaactttatttatcttttatctcGTATCATGTTTAATGAAAATGGTGACGAGAACCAATAAATGGCACCTATGCTCTTGTACTAGATCCTACCATTTTTGTACTGTGTTATGTACTTCCTGGCTGACGAAGTCATGagaggaaaaaaattaagaggGGATGAGAGGCAAAGGGAAGATGGAGAAATTAGGCTGTAACAATCTTTGCTGATATGGCAAGGGGTTTGGGAATGGATAGCAGACATTTGGGAGCAACAATAAAATGGAGAGGAGGATCCTAGTGGATTCAGTCATTGAGCAAGGAAATGTGGGCCTTTGGGCAGAGAGGAATCAGTCTCCACGAAAGTGCTGCTGGATCTCTATCattctttttctatttctaCTCTCTTTTCCATAGCTGTATATAGTCAgagtaattttattaaattattgctCTATTTGTTGGTCATATAACACTGTTTATGACAAGGAGCATGAATATGTGAACTTAGCTATTAATTTTCCTTAAGGAAATCTCTATGTCTGTAGAATATGCCCCCATTACATTTCATTTGTCTTTATTGCCTGGCTTGGTTCTCACTCTTGACAGTGCACAAATTTTTTATTCTGATTGTTATAACTCTTCTTGTAATCAGAAACATGCTATAGGTAAGGTTTAATAGGAGTTTAAATAATTGGTATTTCAGGAAAAGAAGAGTGTACGACCAACATTTTCGGCCGAACGGATATTTGGCGGCACTTTACTGGCAATATGTTCGAATGATTTCATCTGCTTTTATGATTGGGCTGAATGCAGGTTGATTTACCGCATTGATGTCAATGTGAAAGTAAGTGCTTTGATTAGGTGACATCTAGTtctactttttctctcttctttttcagtgtttgatttaatttgttaatGTGTCAGAACCTCTACTGGGCTGATAGTGGCGATCTAGTAACAATTGCTAGCGATACATCATTCTACATCCTGAAGTACAACGTGAGGATTCTTGAGAACTTGATCATTTTCTTATAGTTTTTGGCCTGTTTTTGCTGAGTAGATATTTGATTGATCATTACTGAATGAGCTTGTAATCATTTTGATTTCCACTGGTGCAGCGTGATGTAGTTGCATCCCATATAGATAGTGGAAGACCAGTAGACGAGGAAGGTGTTGAAGATGCTTTTGAGCTCCTTCATGAAATGAATGAACGTGTAAGGACGGGTATCTGGGTTGGGGATTGCTTTATCTACAACAATTCCTCTTGGAGACTTAATTACTGTGTTGGCGGAGAGGTATTAACTTGTATTCCTTCTTTGGGAAAATATGCATCTTTTTTTAGTACCGGAGGAGTCATATGAAATCTATTgtttaatattatgaatttagGTAACTACAATGTTCCATTTGGACCGCCCTATGTACTTGTTGGGATATCTTGCAAACCAAAGTCGAGTGTTTTTGATTGACAAAGAATTTAAGTAAGTGGACTGTTtgtttcaattaattaaaataccCAGTTGCAGTATTCtgaactatttatttatttttattgattgtttCTTTTAGTGTTGTGGGATACACACTGCTTTTGAGCTTGATTGAGTACAAGACACTTGTGATGCGTGGTGATTTGGAAAGTGCCAACGAAGTTCTACCATCAATTCCCAAAGAGCATCATAACAGGTAGGAATTCATATTATACTATAGGataataattaatttcttttcatcGTGCAGAAATATGATTATTCTGTAGTAGAAAATGCTTTTGGCAACACACTTGGACTTCATAAAGTTCTCAATATCTAGATAATGTTCATGTATAAGTATTAGTAAATGTCATTCCCCTCTATTTCTATTTTTCTCCAAGTAAGTGTGGTTACTAGATTTCAACCTGCTGGGGAATGGAAGTTTATCTTTTGTAGCTGACCAAAGAATCTtccatacatatatattttgcactTGCACATAGATTTGCCTGTTGCTTTGGTTTAGAATCTTGTTCTCTTGACCATCTAGTGTTTATTCGAACTTCCGAGTTCAGTTTCAGATCTACAGTTTGGCCATATGTTATCAGCATCATAATTGAAATACTTGATTTTATGACAGTGTTGCTCGATTTCTGGAATCACGGGGGATGATAGAGGATGCTCTTGAAGTAGCTACAGACCCTGACTACAGATTTGATCTAGCAATACAGCTTGGTAGATTAGAAGTTGCAAAGGTATGTTCATGTAATGTCTGTTGGTAGATTTAGCTTCAGCAGTAAAAGTTGTTAACTTAGGTATCTAATATCTTCATCTCTTTCCTTACAGGGAATTGCGATAGAAGTGCAGAGTGAGTCTAAATGGAAGCAGTTGGGAGAATTAGCTATGTCTTCTGGAAAGGtgtatttttatatgatttaaatCTTCAACTTTAGTAATTTATCCAACACTTATGCTTGATTTCTTTCCTAAATGTCCGTGTCCTAATATGTATTGAAGTGAGTGCCTTGATGATGTACTGCTGAACATGATCACGTGCATTGTGTGCACGACAAATACAGTCCTTATGGGGACTCTGAGATGCAAAAGACTACAAATGTTTAGTTATGACCAAGTTAAGATTTGTTTTGTTGCATGTTAGAATTTTTAGTTAGGAGCATGTTAGATTCTGAGATGTACTACTGCTGAACATGATCATGTGCATTGTAGTACACCTGATGGATAATAGTCCTTATTGTTGCATGTTAGAAGTTCAGGTCAGGAGCATGTTAGACTCCGATGCTTGTGTATAATTAGGAtgttaaatgttttatttgtcaaaattaGTAGTAATTCTGTAAATTAGTCTGGTGATACCTAATCATAATTCTTGTTGGGTATCTCTTGTCCTGGTGTAGCTCACTGTATTTTCCATGTTGCAGTTGCAAATGGCTGAGGAATGTTTGAATCATGCAATGGATTTGAGCGGGTTGTTGCTGCTATA
Proteins encoded in this window:
- the LOC25487934 gene encoding coatomer subunit beta'-2; translation: MPLRLEIKRKLAQRSERVKCVDLHPTEPWILASLYSGTVCIWNYQSQTMAKSFEVTELPVRSAKFVARKQWVVAGADDMFIRVYNYNTMDKVKVFEAHTDYIRCVAVHPTLPYVLSSSDDMLIKLWDWEKGWICTQIFEGHSHYVMQVTFNPKDTNTFASASLDRTIKIWNLGSPDPNFTLDAHQKGVNCVDYFTGGDKPYLITGSDDHTAKVWDYQTKSCVQTLDGHTHNVSAVCFHPELPIIITGSEDGTVRIWHSTTYRLENTLNYGLERVWAIGYLKSSRRVVIGYDEGTIMVKLGREVPVASMDNSGKIIWAKHNEIQTVNIKSIGAGLEVADGERLPLAVKELGTCDLYPQNLKHNPNGRFVVVCGDGEYIIYTALAWRNRSFGSALEFAWSTDGEYAVRESTSKIKIFSKSFQEKKSVRPTFSAERIFGGTLLAICSNDFICFYDWAECRLIYRIDVNVKNLYWADSGDLVTIASDTSFYILKYNRDVVASHIDSGRPVDEEGVEDAFELLHEMNERVRTGIWVGDCFIYNNSSWRLNYCVGGEVTTMFHLDRPMYLLGYLANQSRVFLIDKEFNVVGYTLLLSLIEYKTLVMRGDLESANEVLPSIPKEHHNSVARFLESRGMIEDALEVATDPDYRFDLAIQLGRLEVAKGIAIEVQSESKWKQLGELAMSSGKLQMAEECLNHAMDLSGLLLLYSSFGDAEGISKLATLAKEQGKNNVAFLCLFMLGKLEDCLQLLIESNRIPEAALMARSYLPSKVPEIVAIWRKDLNKVNPKAAESLADPEEYPNLFEDWQVALAVESKAAETRNVYPPAEQYINHADKSHVTLVEAFRNMQIEEEEPLENGDSNHELTEQNEEHYTEEEHYTEEQNGEEGSQEEAVVVDAESTDGAVLVNGNEADEEWVLAPHH